In one Gossypium hirsutum isolate 1008001.06 chromosome D09, Gossypium_hirsutum_v2.1, whole genome shotgun sequence genomic region, the following are encoded:
- the LOC107891409 gene encoding 40S ribosomal protein S2-4: MAERGGGERGAFRRGFGGRSDRGPRGRRRGRREEEEKWVPVTKLGRLVKTGKITSLEQIYLHSLPIKEYQIIDQLVGPSLKDEVMKITPVQKQTRAGQRTRFKAFVVVGDGNGHVGLGVKCSKEVATAIRGAIILAKLSVIPVRRGYWGNKIGKPHTVPCKVTGKCGSVTVRMVPAPRGAGIVAARVPKKVLQFAGIDDVFTSSRGSTKTLGNFVKATFECLLKTYGFLTPDFWKETRFTRSPFQEYTDLLGKPAKTLVLEDAERVDV; encoded by the exons ATGGCAGAAAGAGGCGGAGGAGAGCGTGGAGCTTTCAGGCGTGGCTTTGGTGGAAGATCCGACCGTGGCCCAAGAGGAAGGCGTCGTGGCCGCAGAGAGGAAGAAGAGAAATGGGTGCCCGTAACTAAGCTTGGGCGTTTGGTCAAAACCGGAAAAATCACGTCCCTTGAGCAAATCTACCTCCACTCCCTCCCCATCAAAGAGTACCAAATCATCGACCAACTCGTTGGCCCTTCATTGAAAGATGAGGTCATGAAGATCACTCCAGTCCAGAAACAAACCCGTGCCGGGCAGCGTACCCGTTTCAAGGCCTTCGTCGTCGTTGGCGACGGAAATGGGCACGTCGGCTTGGGAGTTAAGTGTAGCAAAGAAGTTGCAACGGCTATAAGAGGGGCCATAATATTGGCGAAATTATCGGTTATACCGGTGAGGAGAGGGTATTGGGGGAATAAGATCGGAAAACCTCACACAGTGCCCTGCAAAGTTACTGGGAAATGTGGGTCTGTCACTGTTAGGATGGTGCCCGCACCGAGAGGTGCCGGTATTGTGGCTGCTAGGGTGCCCAAGAAGGTGCTCCAGTTCGCTGGAATTGACGATGTTTTTACTTCTTCTAGGGGTTCTACTAAGACGCTTGGTAACTTCGTTAAG GCCACCTTTGAGTGTCTATTGAAAACGTACGGCTTCTTGACTCCTGATTTCTGGAAGGAGACTCGTTTCACAAGGTCTCCTTTCCAGGAGTATACTGATCTGTTGGGAAAGCCAGCGAAGACTCTTGTTCTTGAAGATGCAGAGAGGGTGGATGTGTGA
- the LOC107891410 gene encoding photosystem II 5 kDa protein, chloroplastic-like, producing the protein MASMSMTASLLPSSSSSLTRLPSRAARRGAIVAKATSADQGDKASLEIMKQEGSNGRRELIFAAAAAAACSVANVAMGEEEPKRGTAEAKKKYAPVCVTMPTARICRN; encoded by the coding sequence ATGGCTTCAATGAGCATGACAGCCTCTCTCCTTCCGAGCTCAAGCTCCAGTTTGACTAGACTTCCTTCGAGAGCTGCTCGCAGAGGTGCGATTGTGGCCAAGGCGACCAGCGCCGACCAAGGAGACAAGGCCAGCTTGGAAATAATGAAGCAAGAGGGCAGCAATGGGAGGAGGGAATTGATCTTTGCCGCTGCTGCCGCTGCCGCTTGCTCTGTTGCAAATGTTGCGATGGGCGAAGAAGAGCCTAAACGTGGGACGGCTGAAGCTAAGAAAAAATATGCTCCTGTTTGTGTCACAATGCCTACTGCTAGAATCTGTCGGAACTGA